In a single window of the Haliaeetus albicilla chromosome 25, bHalAlb1.1, whole genome shotgun sequence genome:
- the UPF3A gene encoding regulator of nonsense transcripts 3A isoform X2: MIILSFALLIPGLEYPAVVEFAPFQKISKKKLKKKDAKAGSIEDDPEYRKFLESYCADEEKICANPEILLGEIEAKTRELIARRTTPLLEYIKNRKLEKQRIREEKREERRRRELEKKRLREEEKRKRREEERRKRKEVEKQKKISEKEIRIKLLKKPEKGDELASEKHKEKGEEADIEENKWDKSPGSGSIKPKSLEGSLKELKEKSQNDSDKEQRDLERRFREKEPERQRYRLDDGRKHRAHYEFDKFVRRNEEELKWGKGYNPDRGKKGNYNYSFTVEAVDKLGKEDKCDDMASKKERIRNKDRPAMQLYQPGARIRTHMGSTSKTYDCSGKSFEDVLDKKYEADNSAGGGSEKSEEAE; this comes from the exons GTTTGGAGTATCCTGCAGTGGTTGAATTTGCTCCATTCCAGAAGATTTcaaaaaagaagctgaagaagaaagatgccaaGGCTGGGAGCATTGAAGATG aTCCAGAATATAGGAAATTTTTAGAGAGCTATTGTGCTGATGAAGAGAAAATCTGTGCCAATCCTGAGATTCTTTTGGGAGAGATTGAGGCCAAAACAAGGGAACTCATTG cTAGAAGAACAACACCCCTTTtggaatatattaaaaatagaaaattagaaaagcag AGGATAcgagaagagaaaagagaagaaagaaggcgGAGAGAATTGGAGAAGAAACGTCTGcgggaagaagagaaaaggaagcgcagagaagaggaaagacgtaaaagaaaagaagtggagaagcagaagaaaatttctgaaaaagaaataaggatCAAG CTTCTgaagaagcctgaaaaaggaGATGAACTGGCCAgtgaaaagcacaaagaaaaaggtgaagaagCTGACattgaggaaaacaaatggGATAAATCACCTGGATCTGGGAGTATAAAACCCAAATCTTTGGAGGGTTCACTAAAAGAACTTAAGGAAAA GTCACAAAATGATAGTGACAAAGAGCAAAGAGATTTGGAGAGAAGATTTCGAGAAAAAGAACCTGAAAGACAAAGGTATCGATTGGATGATGGCAGAAAGCATAGAGCTCACTATGAGTTTGACAAGTTTGTGAGAAGGAATGAAGAAGAGCTGAAATGGGGGAAAGGATACAACCcagacagaggaaagaaagggaactACAACTACAGCTTCACTGTGGAGGCAGTAGACAAACTGGGTAAAGAGGACAAGTGTGATGACATGGCATCCAAAAAGGAGCGCATAAGAAATAAG GATCGCCCAGCCATGCAGTTATACCAGCCAGGAGCTCGCATTCGAACACATATGGGATCTACAAGTAAAACCTATGACTGCAGTGGGAAATCCTTTGAAGATGTCCTTGATAAAAAGTACGAGGCAGATAATTCAGCTGGAGGTGGTTCTGAAAAGAGCGAAgaagcagaataa